The Miscanthus floridulus cultivar M001 chromosome 17, ASM1932011v1, whole genome shotgun sequence genome has a window encoding:
- the LOC136515899 gene encoding uncharacterized protein produces MEATVPMTTETAVAAVGVSTSAEATMAEAGAPETAETVVVEAGAPEVTEAVVMAARPSVQEVEMQAAEASAVPLAQGPPLLRESAWETEELEEELTRAVSDRDAFRSWAKEAMASGKALARQLGAEEKLGSEASRAAETSRVEAQQLREKVEACQVETRRWELKAKESEAEFTRAAEASSTVQIVLDTEIKEHEALKRAALSACEALEVEGV; encoded by the exons ATGGAGGCCACGGTGCCCATGACCaccgagaccgcagtggccgcggTCGGCGTCTCTacgtctgccgaggccacgatggcggaggccggagcccccgagaccgccgagaCCGTGGTTGTAGAGGCgggagcccccgaggtcaccgaGGCCGttgtgatggcggcgaggccgtctgtgcaggaggtggagatgcaggcggcggaggcctcggccgtgcccttggctcagggcccgccgttgttgagGGAGAGCGCCtgggagacggag gagctagaggaggagcttacccgcgccgtcagtgatcgggatgccttcagatccTGGGCtaaagaagcgatggcctcgggcaaggccctcgccaggcagctgggggcagaggaga agctggggagtgaagcttccagggcggccgagacctctcgggtcgaggcccagcaatTGAGGGAGAAGGTCGAGGCTTGTCAGGtggagacccgacgctgggagctgaaggccaagg agtcagaggcggagttcaccagggccgccgaggcttctagCACGGTACAGATAGTGCTCGATACTGAGATCAAGGAGCATGAGGCGCTGAAACGtgccgccctttccgcctgcgaggccttggaggtcgagggggtttag